The DNA region TGAGGATACCCGGGGGCCACTCCAGCCGGCAATAGTCGTTGCGTGGCGCCCCGTCGAAGGAAGGTCGCCGCGTGATCCTCTCCGACCGGACCCTGCGTGAGGCGCTCAGCACGGGCCGGATCGCGGTCGATCCTCTGTCCGACGACGCCATCCAGCCGTCGAGCGTGGATGTGCGACTCGACGACACGTTCCGCGTCTTCCACAACCACCGGTACCCGTTCATCGACGTCCGCGCCGACCAACCCGACCTGACCGAGGTGGTCAAGGTCCCCGGCGACGAGCCGTTCGTCCTGCATCCGGGCGAGTTCGTCCTCGGCGCGACGCTCGAGCAGGTCCGTCTCCCCGACGATCTGGTCGCCCGCCTGGAGGGCAAGTCGTCGCTGGGTCGCCTGGGACTGCTGATCCACTCAACCGCCGGGTTCGTCGATGCCGGCTTCGAGGGCTACCTCACCCTGGAGCTGTCCAACGTCGCAACCTTGCCGATCGCGATCTACCCGGGCATGAAGGTCGGGCAGTTGGCCTTCTTCCAACTCGACCGCCCCGCCGAGCATCCCTACGGCTCGCGCGAGGTCGGTTCCAAGTACCAGGGCCAGCGCGGTCCGACCGCCAGCCGGTTCCACCTCAACTTCCTCGACGGCGAGCGCTTCCGTGACGGCCTCTGAACACGGCCACGCACGAACCCGGTGGTGCCCGGCGGCCACCGTTGTCGACGCCCCGGGTAGCGCTCGACACGCGTGCCCGCCGCGGGACGGCACGACGCGCA from Actinomycetota bacterium includes:
- the dcd gene encoding dCTP deaminase produces the protein MILSDRTLREALSTGRIAVDPLSDDAIQPSSVDVRLDDTFRVFHNHRYPFIDVRADQPDLTEVVKVPGDEPFVLHPGEFVLGATLEQVRLPDDLVARLEGKSSLGRLGLLIHSTAGFVDAGFEGYLTLELSNVATLPIAIYPGMKVGQLAFFQLDRPAEHPYGSREVGSKYQGQRGPTASRFHLNFLDGERFRDGL